Proteins from a genomic interval of Medicago truncatula cultivar Jemalong A17 chromosome 3, MtrunA17r5.0-ANR, whole genome shotgun sequence:
- the LOC11435066 gene encoding omega-hydroxypalmitate O-feruloyl transferase, with protein MASTNISTIDELHVTQGEPIRVQPAEETEKGLYFLSNLDQNIAVPMRTIYCFKSESRGNEEAAHVIKDALSKILVPYYPMAGKLIISTEGKLIVDNTGEGAVFVEAESDCDIDKVGDLTKPDPHRLGKLVYDTPGAKNILEMPLMTVQVTKFKCGGFTLGLNMIHCMKDGLCAMEFVNAWAETARGLDLKTPPFLDRTILKSRDPPKVEFQHHEFDEIEDLSNTEKIYEGENIIHKSFLFNPEKLDSLKKKATEDGVLKKCSTFEALSAFVWRTRTSALKMHPNQQTKLLFAVDGRPRFIPPIPKGYFGNAIVLTNSLCKANELLENPFSFSVGLVHKAIDMVTDSYMRSAIDYFEVTRARPSLTGTLLITTWTKLSFDTTDFGWGEPLCSGPVTLPNTEVILFLSHGQGRKGISVLLGLPASAMERFEELVMIE; from the exons ATGGCAAGTACAAACATCTCTACAATTGATGAACTGCATGTGACTCAAGGAGAACCGATTCGAGTTCAACCCGCGGAAGAAACAGAAAAGGGACTCTACTTTCTTTCAAACCTTGACCAAAATATTGCAGTTCCAATGCGCACAATTTATTGCTTTAAATCAGAATCTAGAGGAAATGAAGAAGCTGCACATGTGATCAAGGATGCTTTGTCAAAGATTCTTGTCCCTTATTACCCTATGGCAGGAAAGTTGATTATAAGCACAGAAGGGAAGTTGATAGTGGATAACACTGGGGAAGGTGCAGTTTTTGttgaagctgaatcagattgtGATATAGATAAAGTTGGCGACTTAACAAAACCAGACCCTCATAGGCTTGGGAAATTGGTTTATGATACCCCAGGTGCTAAGAACATATTAGAGATGCCTCTTATGACAGTTCAG GTGACAAAGTTCAAATGTGGAGGATTCACATTGGGACTGAACATGATCCATTGCATGAAAGATGGACTATGTGCTATGGAGTTTGTGAATGCATGGGCTGAAACAGCTAGAGGTTTAGACTTAAAGACTCCACCATTTCTTGATAGAACCATACTCAAATCACGTGATCCTCCCAAAGTAGAGTTCCAACACCatgaatttgatgaaattgAAGATTTATCAAACACAGAAAAAATCTACGAAGGAGAAAACATTATCCACAAATCCTTCCTTTTTAATCCTGAGAAGCTTGATTCACTCAAGAAAAAAGCCACCGAAGACGgagttttgaaaaaatgttcaaCTTTTGAAGCACTCTCAGCTTTTGTATGGAGAACTAGAACTTCAGCTTTAAAAATGCATCCTAATCAACAAACAAAGTTACTCTTTGCAGTTGATGGAAGGCCAAGATTCATTCCCCCAATTCCAAAGGGATATTTTGGTAATGCTATTGTGCTAACAAATTCTTTGTGTAAAGCAAATGAACTATTGGAGAATCCTTTTTCATTTTCAGTTGGCTTGGTTCACAAGGCAATTGATATGGTTACAGATAGTTATATGAGATCTGCTATTGATTATTTTGAAGTTACAAGAGCTAGGCCTTCTTTAACAGGCACACTTTTGATTACAACTTGGACTAAATTGTCTTTTGACACTACTGATTTTGGTTGGGGTGAACCTCTATGTTCTGGTCCTGTTACATTGCCAAATACAGAAGTTATTTTGTTCTTGTCACATGGTCAAGGAAGGAAAGGTATAAGTGTGCTACTTGGCTTGCCTGCTTCTGCTATGGAACGTTTTGAAGAATTGGTGATGATCGAATGA